In the bacterium genome, GGAAACCAGGATCGCGATCCTGAAGAAAAAAGCTGAGAACTCCAATCTCAAGTGCCCGGACGACGTCGCCATGTTTTTGGCGAGCTCCATCAAGAACAACGTGAGGGAGCTTGAGGGCTCCCTGCTCCGCCTCAACGCCTTCGCCTCGCTCACGGGAACACCCGTCACGGTGGATCTCGCCCGCGAGGTCCTGGGCACAACGCTCCGCGCCAAGGAGTCCTCCTGCTCGATAGAGTCCATTCAGAAAACGGTCGCAAGCTACTACAGCCTCAACGTCTCGGACCTAAAGTCGCCCAGGAGGATGCGGGTCCTGGCCTTCCCAAGGCAGGTCGCGATGTACCTGTGCAAGAAACATGTCGGCTCTTCTTTCCCTGAAATAGGCGGGAAATTCGGCGGAAAGGACCACACCACCGTAATGCACGCCTGTCGCAAAATAGAGAAACTCTTGAAGTGCGACTCCAAGATTCAGAACGATATCGCCATCCTAGAAAAAGACATCCTCCACTAGAAACCTGTCGATTACTTTTCAACGGCAGCTCTTGATATCCCTGTGGAAGAATAAGATTTGTCTGTTGACAGGCGAGCTTTCGCTGGACTACTTCTCCTTTTGACGCCCATCTCGCGGGCTTTTCCAGCTAGACAAAACATGAACTACATCGTTAAAAACCACGTTGCTTATGAGATTTTTTCTCTTATAAACATATCCACACGCTCTACTACGACTACTGTTTTATCTATATAATCTTTTTTAACAGCATAAGAGAGGACCGGCTATGGAGATAAGAATAACAAGGACTGAGATGCTTAAAGGGTTAGGGCTTGTGCAGAGCATCGTGGAGAGAAAGAGCACGATGCCGATACTCACAAACGTTCTGCTGGAGGCAAGCGGGAAAAACCTTTCCGTGACGGCCACGGACTTGGAAGTGGGAATGAACTGCATCTATCCTGCCGAGGTTGTCTCCGAAGGCAAGGTGACGATTCATGCTAAAAGCTTGTACGAGATAGTTAAGGAGTTGCCTGAGGAGATGGTCCATTTTAAACTGAAGAGCGGAAACTGGGTTGAGATAAAGTGCGGCAAGAGCAACTTCAAGGTCGTGGGACTGGCCTCGGATGAGTTTCCATCCTTACCAAAAAAGGGCTCCGGCCAGACCCAAAAGGCGGACGCAGCTTTTATCCGCGACATGATCGATAAGACCTCGTTTGCCATGTCCAACGATGAGACGAGATACAACCTGAATGGAGTTTATACGGATTTCTCGGGGGCTGAGAATGGCAAGACCATACAGATGGTCGCGACGGATGGTCACAGACTTTCGATCATAAAGAGGGAGGCGGATGTAAAGTGGTGTTTGCCAAAAGGCGGTATAGTGCCCAGGAAGGGCGTTGCGGAGCTGAAAAGACTCGTGGAGACAGGGGATTCTCCGGTTGAACTATGGGCCGATGCAAAACACCTCATAGCGTATCGCGACAACACCACTTTGGTGATAAGGCTTATAGACGGCCAATTCCCGCCTTATGAGCAGGTGGTCCCAAAAAAGAGCAAGAGGGTTGTTTCTGTTAACCGCCAGGATCTCATACGTGCTTTGAAGCGAGTTTCCGTGATTTCCACAGACCGTTCGCGCGGCGTGCGCTTTACCGTGTCGCCGAACAACCTCGACATCTCCGCATCCAACCCAGACTTGGGGGAGGCTAAAGAGGAATTGACTGCGCAGTATAAGGGAGACGCCTTTGATATCGGCTTCAATGCCCGCTATTTTATAGAGGCGCTCCTGTCTATAGAAGACGAACAGGTGGCGCTGCAGCTTGGCGACGAAACCTCGCCATGCCTCATAATGAGCGAGTTCGACCGCGGATTCACCCATGTCATAATGCCGATGAGGCTGTAGGGGCGCATACCCGTAAGATGCACATTGAATCAATAGCGCTGAAAGGCTTCAGAAACATAACAGACTTGCGCTTGGCCCCCGGCCCTGGCGTGAACCTGCTCATCGGGGCGAACGCTCAGGGCAAGACCAATGTCATAGAAGCGATAGACCTGCTTTCTACGGGGTCATCGTTCCGTACGCCCGAATTTCGCGACATGATAGGTTGGGAGGCTACCAGGGCCGAAGTTGCGGCGACTGTGAGCGCGGTGGCCGGCAGGGACCACATAAAGGTCACAATGGACAGCGCCCGGAAGGGCTTTCAGAGGAATGGGAAAAGGGCTCTCCTAAAGGGCACAGCTTCTCTGAAGACCGTGATCTTCGCGCCGGAGGAGATAATGTTGCTCCGCAGCTCTCCCGGCGCCAGGCGAAGATATATAGACGCGTTCATCTCTCAACTCCTCCCTGCGCACAGGGGCAACATCTCCAAATATGAAAAAGTGGTGAGGCAAAGAAATCGGATACTCTCCGATGCCGACGCGCCCAGGGCCGCGCGCATGAAAGAGCTGGCGCCGTGGGACGACCAGCTCGTGGAGCTTGGCGGGAGGATTGTGATCGCAAGGCATGAATGGGTCGAAAGGTTGAACGAACACTTGCCCGGGCAATATATGAAGATCGCCTCGATCGATGGGCGCGCCGAATTTGTTTATGTGCCCCACTGCGGGGCAGGGCTCGTCGGTCAAGGTCTGCCGGCGATCAGGGGAGGGCTTGAGAGACAGCTTGCGGCGCGCAGGGAGGACGAATTCATACGCTGCACAACGCTGGTCGGCCCGCATCGCGACGATCTCGAAGCGCGGATAGGCGGCGCTGCGGTCAAGAGCTTTGGCTCGCAAGGGCAGCACAGGAGCTTTGTGCTGGCGCTTAAACTCGCCGAAATGGCCATGCTCAAGGAGGAGGCCCGCGAGGACCCGATACTCCTGCTCGACGACGTAGCGAGCGAGCTCGATTGCGATCGAAACCGGTTTTTCTTCGAGGCGATAGCCGCAAATACAGGCCAGGTCTTCATTACAGCCACATCCGAGAAGGAGATCGGCCCCATGGGTAGCGGCCGCACTCAGCTGTTTTCCGTGAGCCGCGGCACCGCGGTCGCCCGCAAATAGCGTAAAAACGAAGGTTTGCGCCTGCCTGCGTCCATTCATTGCGCTTTACTTCATAACCCCTCTGTGCTATCCACATGCTCGATCCCAAAACAAGAAAAGCCTTTTAAATCAAGCAATTAAGAGGAAACATGGAGAAACAGCAAGCAGCTGATTCAAAAAAATCCGGCAAAGAGAAAGCGGTTGTTGCGAAGGATGCGGTCAAGACCGGGCACTCCTACGACGCATCCAAGATCAAAGTCCTTGAGGGCCTTGATGCGGTTCGCCGCAGGCCTGCGATGTACATCGGATCCACGAACATCCACGGGCTTCATCAGCTCGTCTACGAAGTGGTCGACAACTCTGTGGACGAATCGCTCGCCGGGTTCTGCACGGACATCGACGTCGTGATCCACATCGACGGCTCGGTGTCGGTCGAGGACAACGGACGAGGCATCCCGGTTGACATGCACGACACTGAGGGCGTCTCCGCGGCAGAGGTCGTTCTCACCAAGCTCCACGCAGGCGGAAAGTTCGATCATTCGTCATACAAGGTGTCCGGCGGTCTCCACGGCGTGGGAGTTTCCTGCGTCAACGCGCTCTCGGAGCAGCTCGACCTGGAAATAAGGAGGGATGGGAAGCTCTATTGTCAGAGCTACAAATGCGGCAAACCGGATGCGCCGCTCGCTGAAAAAGGAAAGAGCGAGCGCAGCGGCACCAAGGTCCACTTCAGGGCCGACAAGAGCATCTTCGAGACCACGGAAGTCAATTTCGATACCCTCTCACAGAGGCTGAGGGAGATCGCATTCCTCAACAAAGGGCTCAAGATTTCGATCACTGACGAACGCGAGAAAGACAAGCAGCACGTCTTCAAGTACGAGGGCGGCATAAGCAGCTTCGTGGAGTTCCTCAACAAGGCGAAGGAGACGGTGCACGGCAAGGTCGTGCACTTCGAGACCGAAAAAGACGGCGTCATCGTCGACGTGGCCATGCAGTGGAACACAGGATATAAGGAGCAGATCTTCTCGTTCGCGAACAACATCAACACTCGCGATGGAGGCACGCATCTCTCCGGACTCAAGTCTGCGCTCACCAGGACGATAAACCAGTACGCCACCAAGAACGAGCTTCTCAAGAAGCTCAACAAGCCCCCCGACGGCGAGGACATACGCGAGGGCCTGTGCGCGGTGATATCCGTGAAGCTCCCGAACCCGCAGTTCGAGGGGCAGACCAAGGGGAAATTGGGCAACTCCGAAATAGAGGGCCTGGTCAAGCAGGCGGTCTACGAGAAGCTCAGCGAGTTCCTGGAGATGAATGGGCCGACGGCTCGCAAGATAGTCGACAAGGCCGTGGTGGCGGCCAGCGCCCGCGAGGCTGCGCGTCAGGCGAGAAACCTGGTCAGGAGAAAGAGCGCGATGGAGGCCGGCACGCTGCCGGGCAAGCTCGCCGATTGCCAGGAGCGGGACCCGGCGGTCTCTGAGCTCTACATCGTGGAAGGCGACAGCGCCGGAGGTTCGGCAAAACAGGGACGCGATCGGAGATTTCAGGCGATATTGCCCCTCAAGGGGAAGATACTCAACGTTGAGAAGGCGCGCTTCGACAAGATGCTCTCCTCGGATGAGATCCGCACGATAATCACGGCGCTGGGCACCGGCATCGGCGAAGAAGACTTCGACATAGCGAAGCTTCG is a window encoding:
- the gyrB gene encoding DNA topoisomerase (ATP-hydrolyzing) subunit B; the protein is MEKQQAADSKKSGKEKAVVAKDAVKTGHSYDASKIKVLEGLDAVRRRPAMYIGSTNIHGLHQLVYEVVDNSVDESLAGFCTDIDVVIHIDGSVSVEDNGRGIPVDMHDTEGVSAAEVVLTKLHAGGKFDHSSYKVSGGLHGVGVSCVNALSEQLDLEIRRDGKLYCQSYKCGKPDAPLAEKGKSERSGTKVHFRADKSIFETTEVNFDTLSQRLREIAFLNKGLKISITDEREKDKQHVFKYEGGISSFVEFLNKAKETVHGKVVHFETEKDGVIVDVAMQWNTGYKEQIFSFANNINTRDGGTHLSGLKSALTRTINQYATKNELLKKLNKPPDGEDIREGLCAVISVKLPNPQFEGQTKGKLGNSEIEGLVKQAVYEKLSEFLEMNGPTARKIVDKAVVAASAREAARQARNLVRRKSAMEAGTLPGKLADCQERDPAVSELYIVEGDSAGGSAKQGRDRRFQAILPLKGKILNVEKARFDKMLSSDEIRTIITALGTGIGEEDFDIAKLRYHRIILLADADVDGAHIRTLLLTFFYRQMPEVIENGYLYIGQPPLYRVKKGKSEKYLKDDDALEGFLIDLGVEGITVEPKGADKPYSGKALAKITRQLIHYSGILDILKARRDPRVIDAVVETEAINHTVLSGAQKKLDSALDEIAQYLHRRYPELSDFKMDQGDDPKNEAKRVVYNTIWNGFPRETVIDIEFLHSPEFRELKSLYDEFSKLGKAPYAVTRDGESIELASLLQVKEYILTEGKRGYDIQRYKGLGEMNPSQLWETTLDPERRTLLQVHIDDAVEADSIFSVLMGDQVEPRREFIEKNALYVRNLDI
- a CDS encoding helix-turn-helix domain-containing protein, translating into ETRIAILKKKAENSNLKCPDDVAMFLASSIKNNVRELEGSLLRLNAFASLTGTPVTVDLAREVLGTTLRAKESSCSIESIQKTVASYYSLNVSDLKSPRRMRVLAFPRQVAMYLCKKHVGSSFPEIGGKFGGKDHTTVMHACRKIEKLLKCDSKIQNDIAILEKDILH
- the dnaN gene encoding DNA polymerase III subunit beta, translating into MEIRITRTEMLKGLGLVQSIVERKSTMPILTNVLLEASGKNLSVTATDLEVGMNCIYPAEVVSEGKVTIHAKSLYEIVKELPEEMVHFKLKSGNWVEIKCGKSNFKVVGLASDEFPSLPKKGSGQTQKADAAFIRDMIDKTSFAMSNDETRYNLNGVYTDFSGAENGKTIQMVATDGHRLSIIKREADVKWCLPKGGIVPRKGVAELKRLVETGDSPVELWADAKHLIAYRDNTTLVIRLIDGQFPPYEQVVPKKSKRVVSVNRQDLIRALKRVSVISTDRSRGVRFTVSPNNLDISASNPDLGEAKEELTAQYKGDAFDIGFNARYFIEALLSIEDEQVALQLGDETSPCLIMSEFDRGFTHVIMPMRL
- a CDS encoding DNA replication/repair protein RecF; the protein is MHIESIALKGFRNITDLRLAPGPGVNLLIGANAQGKTNVIEAIDLLSTGSSFRTPEFRDMIGWEATRAEVAATVSAVAGRDHIKVTMDSARKGFQRNGKRALLKGTASLKTVIFAPEEIMLLRSSPGARRRYIDAFISQLLPAHRGNISKYEKVVRQRNRILSDADAPRAARMKELAPWDDQLVELGGRIVIARHEWVERLNEHLPGQYMKIASIDGRAEFVYVPHCGAGLVGQGLPAIRGGLERQLAARREDEFIRCTTLVGPHRDDLEARIGGAAVKSFGSQGQHRSFVLALKLAEMAMLKEEAREDPILLLDDVASELDCDRNRFFFEAIAANTGQVFITATSEKEIGPMGSGRTQLFSVSRGTAVARK